The window CCGCACCATTCGCCCAAGCGTTGGCCGAGGATCAATGAATCATCGCCAAGCCGCGCCGCATAGGCCGCGAGAGGAGGGAGCGCGTTCTCCATCAGATGTGCGTGATGCCGTCAGGGATTTTATAGAAGGTCGGGTGGCGATAGACTTTGTCTTCCGCCGGCGCGAACAAAGCCGCCGCATCGCCCGGATCGGAAGCGACGATCTGCGCCGACGGCAACACCCACAAGCTCACGCCCTCCATGCGCCGCGTGTACGTATCACGCGCATGCTCAAGCGCCATCTTGCCGTCCGCCGCGTGTACGCTGCCGACATGGCGATGGCTCAAGCCACCCTTGCCGCGCACGAACACTTCCCACAGCGGCCATTCCTTGCTCGGATCGCTCATCGTCTCACTCCGCCGCAATTTTCGCGATCGCACGCTTTTCCGCATGCGCGCGCGCCGCTTCGCGCACCCAGGCGCCATCTTCCCAAGCTTTCACGCGCGCTTGATTTCGTTCTTTGGCAACTGGGCCTTCACCGCGCACGACGGCGTAGAATTCTTCCCAGTCGACGTCGCCGAAATCATAGGCGCCGCGCGCTTCGTTCCATTTGAGCGCCGGATCAGGTACGCGCAGACCGATCGCTTCGGCCTGCGGCACAGTGATGTCCACGAACTTCTGGCGAAGCTCATCATTCGTATCGCGCTTGATGCGCCAGCGCATGCTTTGCTCGGTGTTCGGACTCTTATCGTCCGGCGGGCCGAACATCATCAGCGACGGCCACCACCAACGATTCAGCGCATCTTGCGCCATCCGCTTTTGCTCGGGCGTGCCAGCCGCCAGCTGCATCATGCACTCATAGCCTTGGCGCTGGTGGAAGCTCTCTTCTTTGCAGATACGCACCATCGCGCGCGCGTACGGGCCGTACGATGTCCGCTGCAACGGCACTTGGTTCATGATCGCCGCGCCATCGACCAGCCAACCAATCGCGCCAATGTCGGCCCAGGTCAGTGTCGGATAATTGAAGATGGTGGAGTACTTGGCTTTGCCGCTGAGCAGCGCTTCCGTCATCTCGTCGCGCGAGACGCCCAAAGTCTCCGCAGCGCAATAGAGATAGAGCCCGTGGCCGGCTTCATCCTGCACCTTCGCGAGCAGAATCGCCTTGCGGCGCAAATTCGGTGCGCGCGTGATCCAATTGCCTTCGGGCAGCATGCCGACAATCTCGGAATGCGCGTGCTGCGAAATCTGACGGATCAGCGTCTTGCGATACGCCTCCGGCATCCAATCCTTGGGCTCGATGAATTCATCGGCGGCCACGCGCGCTTCGAACGCCGCGAGCTTGGTTGGCTCTTCCGTAACAGCGGTTTCGGGCTTGCTTTTCTTGCCGCTCAGATCGGTCGTGTACATCGGCCAGTCTCCAATCCGAGCACTCTAGCAATAACTGACCAATCGGTCAATCAATCTTGACCGCCCAAAACTTCTGTTTTACGCCAGGGGGAACGACGAGCTTTGGAGGAAGCGCGCGATGCCCTACGAGACAATTCTTCTCGACATTTCCGACAACATCGCGCGGCTCACGCTCAACCGCCCGGATCGGCTCAATTCTTTCACCGTGCAGATGCACGACGAAGTGCGGCACGCCTTCAACGAGATCACGAAAGCGCACGCGCGTGTCGTTGTGCTGACGGGCGCTGGGCGCGGTTTCTGCGCGGGGCAGGATCTATCCGATCGCGCGGTGGCGCCGACGGAAGACGGCGTCGATCTCGGTGAGTCGCTCGAGGTGCGGTACAATCCGCTGGTCAAACGCATCGCCCATCTCGAAGTGCCTGTGATCTGCGCCGTGAACGGCGTCGCCGCGGGTGCGGGCGCCAATATCGCGCTCGCTTGCGATATCGTGCTCGCTGCGCGCAGCGCCAAGTTCATTCAGAGCTTCGCCAATATCGGATTGATCCCGGATTCCGGCGGCACGTGGACGCTGCCGCGCACGGTCGGTCTCACGCGCGCACTTGGCATGGCGTTGACCGGCGAGCCGGTGACAGCCGAACGCGCCGAAAACTGGGGCATGATCTGGAAATGCGTCGACGACGATAAACTCGCCGACGAAACCAATGCACTCGCCACGAAATTCGCCTCGGCGCCAACCAAGGGCCTCGCCTGCACCAAGAAATTGATCCGCGAAAGTGCGTTGCACGCCTTCGATCAACAATTGCTGATCGAGCGCGACACGCAACGCCGCCTCGGCCACACGCACGATTATCGAGAAGGCGTCGC is drawn from Vitreimonas flagellata and contains these coding sequences:
- the paaG gene encoding 2-(1,2-epoxy-1,2-dihydrophenyl)acetyl-CoA isomerase PaaG, translating into MPYETILLDISDNIARLTLNRPDRLNSFTVQMHDEVRHAFNEITKAHARVVVLTGAGRGFCAGQDLSDRAVAPTEDGVDLGESLEVRYNPLVKRIAHLEVPVICAVNGVAAGAGANIALACDIVLAARSAKFIQSFANIGLIPDSGGTWTLPRTVGLTRALGMALTGEPVTAERAENWGMIWKCVDDDKLADETNALATKFASAPTKGLACTKKLIRESALHAFDQQLLIERDTQRRLGHTHDYREGVAAFLEKRQPNFTGH
- the paaA gene encoding 1,2-phenylacetyl-CoA epoxidase subunit PaaA, whose amino-acid sequence is MYTTDLSGKKSKPETAVTEEPTKLAAFEARVAADEFIEPKDWMPEAYRKTLIRQISQHAHSEIVGMLPEGNWITRAPNLRRKAILLAKVQDEAGHGLYLYCAAETLGVSRDEMTEALLSGKAKYSTIFNYPTLTWADIGAIGWLVDGAAIMNQVPLQRTSYGPYARAMVRICKEESFHQRQGYECMMQLAAGTPEQKRMAQDALNRWWWPSLMMFGPPDDKSPNTEQSMRWRIKRDTNDELRQKFVDITVPQAEAIGLRVPDPALKWNEARGAYDFGDVDWEEFYAVVRGEGPVAKERNQARVKAWEDGAWVREAARAHAEKRAIAKIAAE
- the paaB gene encoding 1,2-phenylacetyl-CoA epoxidase subunit PaaB yields the protein MSDPSKEWPLWEVFVRGKGGLSHRHVGSVHAADGKMALEHARDTYTRRMEGVSLWVLPSAQIVASDPGDAAALFAPAEDKVYRHPTFYKIPDGITHI